GGCATCAAGTACATCAGCCCGAACCATACTTATTTCGTCAATCACCAACAAATCCAGACTGCGAATTATATTGATTTTATCTTTGGTATACCGTTTTTGAAGCGTCTGTTCGTTTTCGGTTCCCACCTGCGGGGCAAACGGACAACTGGAAAAAGGAATGAATGGTAACTCCACCTGCATTAATTGCCGCAACACCGGTTGGCGCTACCACAATCATACGTTTGGGCGATCGCTCTTTTAAACTTTTCAGGAAAGTGGTTTTCCCTGTTCCTGCTTTTCCGGTTAAAAAAATATTCTGCCCGGTATATTGTACAAAATCGTAAGCGAATTCCAGTTGTTTGTTGGTCTGCATTTATTCCAATTTTCCACTAAAATACTATTTATTTGATTTTAATACCAATTCGTCGTATTCACTTCCGTCAATAACAGCTTCAATCACAATTGGCCCATCAAATTCAAATGCATATTTTAAAGCTTCTTTATACGATTTTTGATCGGTTACCCGAATTACCGGAACACCAAAATAATGATTTGTTGGTTCTTCGGGGAGTTCATTCAATTCGGTTCCATAACTGTTATCAAAATCCTTTTTACTTTGTTTTATCCGAATCAGCGATAAACTATTGTCGTAAATCACAATAAAAACAATTTTCAGATTCAGTCGTTTGGCAGTTGCCAATTCGCCTACCGTCATCAGAAAACCGCCATCACCCATTACTGCTACCACAGGCAAATCCGGGTGGCACAGTTTTGCGGCTAACGCAGCCGGAATAGCAAATCCCATGCTCGACCAGCCATTTGTCATCAATAACTTTTGTGGCTCGGGTGTTTGCCATTGTTGCCCAATTAAATGAAGATGAGCACCCACATCAACAGTTAAAATGCCTTCCTGCGGAAGAATAGTGCGCAACTCATCAATTACCGCGAGCGGCCCAAACGAACCGGCTTCAGGCCTTAGTTTCTGAGACAGTCTGCTTTTTCGTTCCTGCAGCATTTCAAGCTCCCATTTTTTAACCGGCATCTCCATTTTCAAAAGCTCTTCCAGAGAATTTTCGATACTCCCCACCACGTTTAAAACCTCACAAATTTGAGAAGTATCAACATCTGCCTCCTTTGAATCAAAATGGATCAATGGCACATTTGGCATCCAGTCTTCATAATTAAACTCCACCGGATCGTATCCCAAACCAAGAACCAGTTCTGCCTGGCGATAAGTTTCGGCAACACTATCCGATAAGGCGTGAAAAAGAACTCCTGCATACAATGGATGATTCTCAGGAAACATTCCTTTTGCCATTGGAGTAAGTACCACCGGAATCTGAAATTTATCGGCCAGTTGAATCAATAAATCTTTCACTCCTGCCCTCACTGCCGACAAACCAACAGCCAGAACCGGTTTTTTACTTTTCTTTAAAAGCACCGTAATTTTATCGATTTGCCCGGCAACAATCGGCGACCACCTTTTCTTTTCCAAACGCAGATAATCAATAGTACTCCTCGCTTCGCCCACTTTTCGAAGACCAATTCCGGCAGGCACACCAATATGCACCGGCCCCGGTGTTTCGGCATGGACAATTCCCGCAGCTTTTAGAATTATTTCTCCGAAATTTTCAGCAGTTACACGGGTTGTCCACTTTGTTATTGGGAAAAACAATTGCTGGTGATTAATATTCATCTGAACTGTGCGGTTCAACAATTCGTCAGTCATTTCGTCGGTAAAAGCCAAAAGTGGAGAACGATCGAGGAAAGCTCCTCCCACTCCGGTAGTCAGATTGGTTGCTCCCGGGCCAAAAGTGGCAAAACAAACGCCGGAAACTCCGGTTAACCTTCCACACACATCAGCCATAACTGCGGCTGTCGCTTCATGTCCTAC
The sequence above is a segment of the uncultured Draconibacterium sp. genome. Coding sequences within it:
- a CDS encoding thiamine pyrophosphate-binding protein, coding for MLNVAQQFAHTLKEIGVRFVFGVPSGNMIDYIEALRQENGIDFILVGHEATAAVMADVCGRLTGVSGVCFATFGPGATNLTTGVGGAFLDRSPLLAFTDEMTDELLNRTVQMNINHQQLFFPITKWTTRVTAENFGEIILKAAGIVHAETPGPVHIGVPAGIGLRKVGEARSTIDYLRLEKKRWSPIVAGQIDKITVLLKKSKKPVLAVGLSAVRAGVKDLLIQLADKFQIPVVLTPMAKGMFPENHPLYAGVLFHALSDSVAETYRQAELVLGLGYDPVEFNYEDWMPNVPLIHFDSKEADVDTSQICEVLNVVGSIENSLEELLKMEMPVKKWELEMLQERKSRLSQKLRPEAGSFGPLAVIDELRTILPQEGILTVDVGAHLHLIGQQWQTPEPQKLLMTNGWSSMGFAIPAALAAKLCHPDLPVVAVMGDGGFLMTVGELATAKRLNLKIVFIVIYDNSLSLIRIKQSKKDFDNSYGTELNELPEEPTNHYFGVPVIRVTDQKSYKEALKYAFEFDGPIVIEAVIDGSEYDELVLKSNK
- a CDS encoding AAA family ATPase, with amino-acid sequence MQTNKQLEFAYDFVQYTGQNIFLTGKAGTGKTTFLKSLKERSPKRMIVVAPTGVAAINAGGVTIHSFFQLSVCPAGGNRKRTDASKTVYQR